From Bacillus pumilus, one genomic window encodes:
- a CDS encoding L-threonylcarbamoyladenylate synthase, producing MLNTKRWSVDLEKSLSTYYPQIEQAAVLLQQNEVVAFPTETVYGLGANAKETEAVMKIYEAKGRPSDNPLIVHIAEVQQLHEFAQIESEKAKALMEAFWPGALTIVLPCKPGALSKQVTAGLSTVGVRMPDHPIALELIRAAGLPIAAPSANRSGKPSPTQADHVASDLDGRIAGIVDGGSTGIGVESTVVSCVDEIPVILRPGGITKEALEEVVGTVSIDPGLTKKDEAPVSPGMKYTHYAPEAQMYLFSGSDEEMQHHIQTYQAEGLKVGVLTTEEKKSLFAADVVFSCGWRGKPETIAANLYRVLRQFDETDVDVIISEAFSEQGVGSAIMNRLQKAAGGRTLSSFK from the coding sequence ATGTTAAATACAAAAAGGTGGTCTGTGGATTTAGAAAAGAGTTTATCCACATACTATCCACAAATTGAACAGGCAGCTGTGTTATTGCAGCAAAACGAAGTGGTCGCTTTTCCGACTGAGACTGTTTACGGACTAGGGGCAAATGCGAAAGAGACAGAAGCTGTCATGAAAATATATGAAGCGAAAGGGCGTCCAAGTGATAATCCATTGATTGTCCACATTGCGGAGGTTCAGCAGCTTCACGAATTTGCGCAAATAGAAAGTGAAAAAGCAAAGGCGCTGATGGAAGCCTTTTGGCCGGGCGCTTTAACCATTGTTCTTCCATGTAAGCCGGGTGCTTTATCAAAGCAGGTCACAGCAGGTTTATCCACGGTCGGTGTGAGAATGCCTGACCATCCGATTGCGCTTGAGCTCATCCGAGCAGCTGGTCTGCCGATTGCCGCACCAAGTGCCAACCGTTCAGGGAAACCTTCACCGACACAAGCTGACCATGTAGCGAGTGATCTCGATGGAAGAATCGCTGGAATTGTCGATGGCGGTTCAACTGGAATTGGCGTTGAGTCAACGGTTGTATCCTGTGTCGACGAGATTCCAGTGATCTTAAGGCCTGGCGGGATTACAAAAGAAGCTTTAGAAGAGGTAGTTGGAACGGTCAGTATCGACCCGGGGCTGACAAAAAAGGACGAAGCGCCTGTATCGCCAGGAATGAAATACACACACTATGCACCTGAAGCTCAAATGTATCTTTTTTCTGGAAGTGATGAAGAGATGCAGCATCACATTCAAACATACCAGGCAGAAGGTCTAAAAGTGGGCGTGCTGACAACAGAAGAAAAGAAATCGTTGTTTGCGGCAGATGTTGTTTTCAGCTGTGGATGGAGAGGGAAACCTGAAACGATTGCGGCAAACTTATATCGTGTACTGAGACAATTTGATGAGACAGATGTAGATGTCATTATTTCAGAAGCCTTTTCAGAGCAGGGAGTGGGTTCAGCGATCATGAACCGTCTGCAAAAAGCGGCAGGAGGGCGTACCCTCTCTTCATTCAAATAG
- a CDS encoding GNAT family N-acetyltransferase yields MYYQLRIATEEDAPAINAFLEKGQAKGGVTLAERTTFVVMEDADGQLAGCLGLEQLSEQEGLLRSLVISDKLGQGHIVSLFQSVQTLGGKIGVDTFYVVANHSSSHDFLALMGFTPLEDIPESMWVSAHAKEILAKEQAVVLHKKGS; encoded by the coding sequence ATGTATTATCAATTAAGAATAGCCACAGAAGAAGATGCCCCAGCGATCAATGCTTTTCTTGAAAAGGGACAAGCGAAAGGCGGCGTCACGCTTGCAGAGCGTACGACATTTGTTGTCATGGAAGATGCGGACGGTCAGCTGGCGGGGTGTTTAGGTCTTGAACAGCTTAGTGAACAAGAGGGCTTGCTGCGGTCCCTTGTCATATCAGATAAACTAGGTCAGGGACACATCGTGTCTTTGTTCCAAAGTGTTCAAACGCTCGGAGGAAAAATAGGTGTGGATACTTTTTATGTCGTCGCAAACCACTCCTCCTCACATGACTTTTTGGCATTGATGGGCTTCACGCCATTAGAGGACATTCCAGAAAGCATGTGGGTATCTGCACATGCAAAAGAGATATTGGCGAAAGAACAAGCTGTGGTTCTTCATAAAAAAGGAAGTTAA
- the spoIIR gene encoding stage II sporulation protein R, translated as MFKSKMMICLYMFLLLCGAFANLGREETAAASANQPVVIPDEAIRLRILANSDRSADQDVKRSIRDEVNANMTEWVKDLTSIEEARRVIRTKLPEINRIAKAKLKEQHIDQSVSVSFQKASFPTKLYGNFVYPAGEYEAILITLGEGDGANWWCVLFPPLCFIDFSNGEAIASPEGDEDNQVTAQQTDESVNEVVKEEKEESGEVKFFLFEWVSSLFS; from the coding sequence ATGTTTAAAAGTAAAATGATGATTTGTCTTTATATGTTTCTATTATTATGCGGTGCTTTTGCAAACCTTGGAAGGGAGGAGACAGCGGCTGCTTCTGCAAATCAGCCTGTTGTAATACCAGACGAAGCGATCCGTTTACGCATTTTAGCAAATAGTGATCGTTCAGCGGATCAGGATGTGAAAAGAAGCATTCGTGACGAGGTCAATGCCAATATGACAGAGTGGGTTAAAGACCTCACATCCATTGAAGAAGCAAGACGTGTAATTCGGACCAAGCTGCCAGAAATCAATCGTATTGCCAAAGCGAAATTGAAGGAACAGCACATTGATCAATCCGTCTCAGTCAGCTTTCAAAAAGCCTCATTTCCAACAAAGCTATATGGGAATTTCGTCTATCCTGCAGGGGAATATGAAGCCATTTTAATTACACTTGGAGAAGGGGATGGAGCCAATTGGTGGTGTGTGTTATTCCCGCCGCTCTGCTTTATCGATTTTTCAAATGGAGAAGCCATCGCATCGCCAGAGGGGGATGAGGATAACCAAGTGACAGCGCAGCAAACAGATGAGTCTGTTAATGAAGTGGTGAAAGAAGAGAAAGAAGAGTCCGGTGAAGTGAAATTCTTTTTATTCGAATGGGTCTCTAGTCTTTTCTCCTAA
- the prmC gene encoding peptide chain release factor N(5)-glutamine methyltransferase, producing the protein MQNNQRTIFEALKWASSLLTEAGRDQNAAELLLMHVMGLSRSELLARFHDLLPEEQDRLFSEFVTQHKKGVPVQHLTGIEFFYGRPFEVNKHVLIPRPETEEVVLAALNLVSDVFPHDQPLKAVDVGTGSGAIAITLALEKETLSVTATDISHEALAVAKRNQQALGADVDFLQGDLLEPVMDQGIKVDLFISNPPYIAAEEMDSLSEVVTKHEPVNALTDGRDGLWFYKRLIRDLHCVLHEQAVVVFEIGHTQGQDVKAHLLQSFPAADVRIVKDINGKDRAVCAHIQNGKSG; encoded by the coding sequence ATGCAAAATAATCAGCGAACCATCTTTGAAGCCCTTAAATGGGCTTCTTCTTTGTTAACGGAAGCCGGTAGAGACCAAAACGCAGCAGAGCTCCTTTTGATGCATGTAATGGGCCTAAGCAGAAGTGAACTTCTTGCACGTTTTCATGATCTGCTGCCAGAGGAGCAAGATCGGTTGTTCAGCGAGTTTGTCACGCAGCATAAGAAAGGCGTGCCTGTTCAGCATCTAACGGGTATTGAATTCTTTTACGGCCGTCCCTTCGAGGTGAACAAACATGTTCTCATTCCTCGTCCTGAAACGGAAGAGGTCGTTTTGGCGGCGCTGAATCTGGTGAGTGACGTCTTCCCGCACGATCAGCCGCTCAAAGCAGTGGACGTTGGCACAGGAAGCGGGGCAATTGCGATTACGCTGGCTCTTGAAAAAGAAACATTATCTGTCACAGCAACGGATATTTCTCATGAAGCACTTGCCGTAGCAAAGCGGAATCAACAAGCGCTTGGTGCAGACGTTGATTTTTTACAAGGAGATTTACTTGAACCAGTCATGGATCAAGGCATCAAAGTGGATCTGTTTATTTCCAATCCACCTTATATTGCAGCAGAAGAAATGGACAGTTTGTCAGAGGTGGTTACAAAGCATGAGCCAGTGAATGCGCTGACAGATGGACGTGATGGTCTGTGGTTTTACAAGCGTCTCATTCGTGATCTTCACTGTGTACTTCATGAGCAGGCGGTCGTTGTCTTTGAAATTGGACATACGCAAGGGCAAGATGTAAAAGCACATCTCTTGCAGTCATTTCCCGCGGCAGATGTCCGCATCGTCAAGGACATAAACGGGAAAGACCGAGCTGTTTGCGCACACATTCAAAACGGAAAGTCCGGCTGA
- the prfA gene encoding peptide chain release factor 1: MLDRLKSIEERYEKLNEYLSDPEVVNDPKKLREYSKEQSDIQETVEVYRQYRAAYDQLSEAKAMLEEKLDAEMRDMVKEEISELTEETERLEDELKILLIPKDPNDNKNVIVEVRGAAGGEEAALFAGNLYRMYSRYAEMQGWKTEVMEASVTGTGGYKEIIFMISGKGAYSKLKFENGAHRVQRVPETESGGRIHTSTATVAVLPEAEEVEIDIHEKDIRVDTFTSSGPGGQSVNTTMSAVRLTHLPTGVVVSCQDEKSQIKNKEKAMKVLRARIYDKFQREAQAEYDQTRKSAVGTGDRSERIRTYNFPQNRVTDHRIGLTIQKLDQILEGKLDEVIDALIMEDQARKLQNAK, translated from the coding sequence ATGTTAGACCGTTTAAAATCAATTGAAGAACGCTATGAAAAGCTAAATGAATATTTAAGTGACCCTGAAGTGGTGAATGACCCTAAGAAGCTTCGTGAATATTCGAAGGAACAATCTGATATTCAAGAAACTGTTGAGGTATATAGACAATATCGTGCGGCATACGACCAGTTGAGCGAAGCGAAAGCAATGCTGGAAGAGAAGCTGGATGCCGAGATGCGCGACATGGTCAAAGAAGAAATTTCAGAGCTCACAGAGGAAACGGAACGTTTAGAAGACGAGCTGAAAATCTTGCTGATCCCGAAAGATCCAAATGACAACAAAAACGTTATTGTGGAGGTTCGTGGTGCAGCGGGAGGAGAAGAGGCCGCGCTTTTTGCTGGAAATCTTTACCGTATGTACAGCCGTTATGCTGAAATGCAAGGCTGGAAAACGGAAGTGATGGAAGCGAGCGTGACTGGAACTGGCGGTTATAAAGAGATTATCTTTATGATCAGCGGGAAAGGCGCATACTCCAAACTAAAGTTTGAAAACGGCGCACACCGCGTGCAGCGTGTTCCGGAAACAGAATCAGGCGGACGGATTCATACATCAACAGCGACAGTTGCTGTCTTGCCTGAGGCTGAAGAAGTTGAAATTGATATCCATGAAAAAGACATCCGTGTAGATACTTTCACATCAAGCGGACCTGGCGGACAAAGTGTCAATACGACCATGTCTGCTGTTCGATTAACTCACCTTCCAACAGGTGTGGTTGTATCCTGTCAGGATGAGAAGTCGCAAATCAAAAACAAAGAAAAAGCCATGAAAGTGTTACGTGCGAGAATTTATGATAAATTCCAGCGTGAAGCACAGGCTGAATATGATCAAACGCGTAAATCTGCTGTTGGAACAGGGGATCGTTCAGAGCGTATCCGTACGTACAATTTCCCGCAAAACCGTGTAACGGACCACCGCATCGGATTGACGATTCAAAAGCTTGATCAAATTTTAGAAGGAAAACTTGACGAGGTCATAGATGCATTAATTATGGAAGACCAAGCAAGAAAGCTTCAAAATGCAAAATAA
- the racA gene encoding chromosome-anchoring protein RacA, producing MNTNEVAKEIGVSSKTIQRWVKQLNIPVARNELGHYEFHEDIVQLLKEVKHQMSEGVILQDIRLPIHTETVQQLSPAVESDASTKRIEALEKQVNQLIQQQLRSTDVEKRLQELERKLAKKADEGVSYQLLQHRREIEDLTTKLELLTERLKQPSQIEEKKEITHPDIKKKRVLFPLFHSFR from the coding sequence TTGAATACAAATGAGGTTGCAAAAGAAATTGGCGTTTCTTCAAAAACGATTCAGCGTTGGGTCAAACAGCTCAACATCCCTGTCGCCCGGAATGAACTTGGACATTATGAATTTCATGAAGATATTGTACAGCTGCTCAAAGAAGTCAAACACCAAATGAGTGAGGGTGTGATTCTTCAAGACATTCGACTGCCAATCCACACAGAAACCGTTCAACAGTTATCACCTGCTGTAGAATCAGATGCCTCCACAAAGCGGATTGAAGCATTAGAAAAGCAAGTGAATCAGCTCATTCAGCAGCAATTGCGCAGCACTGATGTAGAAAAACGACTGCAAGAACTCGAACGGAAACTGGCTAAAAAAGCGGATGAAGGTGTATCATACCAGCTGCTCCAGCACCGGAGAGAAATTGAAGATCTGACCACTAAACTTGAGCTTCTTACCGAAAGATTAAAACAACCCTCTCAAATAGAAGAAAAAAAGGAAATCACGCACCCTGACATCAAAAAAAAGCGTGTGCTCTTCCCTCTGTTTCATTCATTTCGCTAA
- a CDS encoding AEC family transporter: protein MDFLNILILLAPIFFVIALGWFAGNFGSYDAKSAKGVSTLVTKYALPAHFIASILSTPKDKFYSQIPFFIALIFGIVGFYIIILLVTKFAFKYDLTDSSVFSLNSAQPTFAFMGIPVLGSLFGAQEVAIPIAITGIVVNALLDPIAIIVSTVGEKTKGKAKDGESFLKMTTKAILHGLSEPLALAPLASIILVLLGFKLPEIGHEMLEEIGSVTSGVALFAVGVTVGIRKIKLSLPAFSIALLKVAVQPLLMYLIAILMGLSADEITKAVLLVAFPGSAVAAMIATRFEKQEAETASAFVISAIMSLITLPIIIALTV from the coding sequence ATGGACTTTTTAAATATTTTGATCCTCCTAGCACCGATTTTTTTCGTTATCGCGCTGGGTTGGTTCGCAGGGAACTTCGGCAGCTATGACGCTAAATCTGCAAAAGGTGTAAGTACACTTGTTACAAAGTATGCTTTGCCAGCGCACTTTATCGCCAGCATTCTGTCAACACCAAAAGATAAATTCTATAGTCAAATTCCATTTTTCATTGCATTGATTTTCGGAATCGTTGGTTTTTATATCATTATCCTTTTAGTTACGAAATTTGCTTTTAAATATGATTTAACAGATTCATCTGTTTTCTCGTTAAACTCAGCACAACCGACCTTTGCATTTATGGGGATTCCGGTCTTGGGCAGTTTATTTGGGGCTCAAGAAGTTGCAATTCCGATTGCTATTACCGGAATAGTTGTAAATGCATTGCTTGATCCAATTGCCATTATTGTGTCAACTGTCGGTGAAAAAACAAAAGGAAAAGCCAAAGACGGCGAAAGTTTCCTAAAAATGACAACAAAAGCGATTTTGCACGGTTTATCAGAGCCGCTTGCACTTGCACCGCTAGCAAGTATCATTCTTGTACTTTTAGGATTTAAACTTCCTGAAATCGGACATGAAATGTTAGAGGAAATCGGAAGTGTGACATCAGGGGTTGCACTATTCGCAGTCGGTGTCACTGTAGGTATTCGAAAAATTAAACTGAGCTTACCAGCATTTAGTATTGCACTATTAAAAGTAGCTGTACAACCGCTTCTTATGTATCTTATCGCCATTCTTATGGGCCTTTCGGCGGATGAAATTACAAAAGCTGTATTGCTTGTTGCCTTCCCAGGTTCAGCTGTTGCAGCGATGATCGCCACACGATTTGAGAAACAAGAGGCAGAAACTGCATCCGCATTTGTGATCAGTGCCATCATGTCACTCATTACATTACCGATCATTATTGCGCTTACCGTATAA
- the malS gene encoding oxaloacetate-decarboxylating malate dehydrogenase, translating to MNNVKKTKEGYLETTLTGKDVLSIPTLNKGVAFSEEERQELGLEGLLPPTVLTLEQQAERAYKQFLAQPDRLRQNVYLSDLQNRNEVLFYKLLTDKLREMLPVVYTPTVGEAIQEYSHEYRRPHGVYLSIDNIDGIEKAFENLHATAGDIDLIVATDSESILGIGDWGVGGINIAIGKLAVYTAAAGIDPSRVIPVVLDVGTNNEKLLNDPLYIGNHHKRVQGEKYEEFIDAYVKAALKFFPKALLHWEDLGNKNARNIMKKYNDNILTFNDDIQGTGAITLAGVLAAVKKTGTQLKDHRVVIFGAGSAGIGIADQVRDAMVLEGLTEEEANNAFWTLDYRGLLTDQFEDEVLDFQKPYLRSSAEVEGWARDEKGQISFAETVRQAKPTILIGTSGQGGAFTEQIIKEMAAHTERPVIMPMSNPTPLAEAVPEDLFKWTDGRALIATGSPFENVEYNGIEYEIGQSNNAFVFPGLGLGSIVTESKIITKAMFVASANAIAEMVDHEKPGAGLLPSIDKLQEVSIHVAVEVAKAAIEDGVARKTPDNIEQAVKDAMWIPEYKKIVRA from the coding sequence ATGAACAACGTGAAGAAAACAAAAGAAGGGTACCTCGAAACCACTTTGACAGGTAAAGATGTATTATCGATTCCAACGTTGAACAAAGGCGTTGCTTTCTCTGAAGAAGAAAGACAAGAGCTTGGTCTAGAAGGCTTACTTCCTCCAACTGTTCTCACTTTAGAACAACAAGCGGAGAGAGCGTACAAGCAATTTCTGGCACAGCCAGATCGTCTTCGTCAAAACGTATACTTAAGTGATTTGCAAAACCGTAACGAAGTATTGTTCTATAAGCTTCTAACAGACAAGCTTCGTGAAATGCTTCCTGTTGTGTACACACCAACTGTTGGTGAAGCGATTCAAGAATACAGCCATGAATACAGAAGACCTCATGGTGTCTATCTTTCAATCGACAACATTGACGGCATTGAGAAAGCATTTGAAAACTTACATGCAACAGCAGGAGATATTGACCTTATCGTTGCAACTGACTCTGAGAGCATTCTTGGAATTGGTGACTGGGGTGTTGGTGGTATCAACATCGCAATCGGTAAATTAGCTGTTTACACGGCTGCAGCAGGTATTGATCCAAGCCGCGTGATTCCAGTCGTATTAGATGTTGGCACAAACAATGAAAAATTATTGAATGATCCATTATACATCGGAAACCATCACAAACGTGTACAAGGTGAAAAATACGAAGAATTCATTGATGCTTATGTAAAAGCAGCGCTTAAATTCTTCCCGAAAGCCTTACTTCACTGGGAAGACCTTGGAAACAAAAATGCGCGTAACATCATGAAAAAATACAATGATAACATCTTAACGTTCAATGATGATATTCAAGGTACTGGTGCCATTACTTTAGCGGGTGTTCTTGCAGCTGTCAAGAAAACTGGTACTCAATTGAAAGATCACCGTGTTGTCATTTTCGGAGCTGGATCAGCTGGTATCGGAATCGCAGATCAAGTTCGTGACGCAATGGTCCTTGAAGGTCTAACGGAAGAAGAAGCAAACAATGCATTCTGGACATTAGACTACAGAGGTTTGCTAACAGATCAATTTGAAGATGAAGTGCTTGATTTCCAAAAACCATACCTTCGTTCTTCTGCTGAAGTAGAAGGCTGGGCACGCGATGAAAAAGGACAAATCTCATTTGCTGAAACTGTTCGCCAAGCGAAGCCAACAATCCTTATCGGTACATCAGGTCAAGGCGGTGCATTCACTGAACAAATCATTAAAGAAATGGCAGCTCATACAGAGCGTCCAGTGATCATGCCAATGTCTAATCCAACACCACTTGCTGAAGCAGTGCCAGAGGATCTATTCAAATGGACAGACGGCCGTGCACTGATTGCGACAGGAAGCCCGTTCGAAAACGTTGAGTATAACGGAATCGAATATGAAATCGGACAATCAAACAATGCGTTCGTTTTCCCTGGACTTGGTCTTGGTTCGATCGTAACAGAATCAAAAATCATCACAAAAGCCATGTTCGTCGCTTCTGCGAATGCAATTGCTGAAATGGTTGATCATGAGAAACCAGGTGCTGGTCTACTGCCAAGCATTGATAAATTGCAAGAAGTGTCAATCCATGTGGCTGTTGAAGTAGCGAAAGCAGCTATTGAAGATGGTGTCGCAAGAAAAACGCCTGACAACATCGAACAAGCTGTGAAAGATGCAATGTGGATTCCTGAATATAAAAAAATTGTAAGAGCATAA
- a CDS encoding thymidine kinase, with amino-acid sequence MYVMKQSGWLEVICGSMFSGKSEELIRRAKRATFAKQEVKIFKPAIDNRYSTSSVVSHNGSSVDGIAVASPKDIITHISERTDVIGIDEVQFFDETIIDIVTQLADKGYRVIVAGLDQDFRGEPFGVVPHLMACAELVTKLQAVCSVCGSPASRTQRLIDGKPASYDDPIILVGAQESYEARCRHHHEVPRLDVGTTLDN; translated from the coding sequence ATGTATGTGATGAAACAAAGCGGTTGGCTTGAAGTCATCTGCGGAAGTATGTTTTCTGGAAAGTCGGAAGAATTGATTCGGAGAGCCAAAAGAGCCACCTTTGCCAAACAAGAAGTAAAAATATTCAAACCAGCGATTGATAACCGATATAGTACAAGCTCAGTTGTCTCACATAACGGTTCATCAGTCGATGGGATTGCAGTAGCCTCACCAAAAGACATAATAACGCACATATCAGAAAGAACCGATGTCATTGGCATTGATGAGGTGCAATTTTTTGATGAGACAATCATTGACATTGTCACTCAATTGGCTGATAAAGGTTACCGAGTCATTGTTGCAGGCCTTGATCAAGATTTCAGAGGAGAGCCATTTGGTGTTGTTCCGCATTTAATGGCATGTGCAGAGCTTGTAACAAAACTTCAAGCAGTTTGTTCGGTATGCGGCTCCCCAGCGAGTAGAACACAACGCTTGATCGACGGTAAACCCGCATCCTATGATGATCCCATTATTTTAGTAGGTGCGCAGGAATCATACGAAGCACGATGCAGACATCACCATGAAGTACCAAGACTTGACGTTGGTACAACACTTGACAATTAA
- the rpmE gene encoding 50S ribosomal protein L31 — MKTGIHPNYKKATVKCACGNEFETGSVKEEVRIEICSECHPFYTGRQKFASADGRVDRFNKKYGLK; from the coding sequence ATGAAAACAGGAATTCATCCTAACTACAAAAAAGCTACAGTCAAATGCGCTTGTGGAAATGAGTTTGAAACTGGATCAGTAAAAGAAGAGGTACGCATCGAGATTTGCTCTGAGTGCCATCCTTTCTATACAGGCCGTCAAAAATTCGCTTCTGCTGATGGACGTGTTGACCGCTTTAACAAAAAATACGGTCTTAAGTAA
- the rho gene encoding transcription termination factor Rho codes for MKDVSISSLENMKLKELYELAKKYKISYYSKLTKKELIFAILKANAEQEDLLFMEGVLEIIQSEGFGFLRPINYSPSSEDIYISASQIRRFDLRNGDKVSGKVRPPKENERYYGLLHVEAVNGDDPESAKERVHFPALTPLFPDRQMILETQPNHLSTRIMDMMAPVGFGQRGLIVAPPKAGKTILLKEIANSISENHPESELIVLLIDERPEEVTDIERSVAGDVVSSTFDEVPENHIKVAELVLERAMRLVEHKKDVIILMDSITRLARAYNLVIPPSGRTLSGGIDPAAFHRPKRFFGAARNIEEGGSLTILATALVDTGSRMDDVIYEEFKGTGNMELHLDRSLAERRIFPAIDIRRSGTRKEELLVPKEHLDRLWAMRKSMSDTPDFAEKFMRKMRKTKTNQEFFDILTQEWKQANMSASRR; via the coding sequence TTGAAAGATGTTTCGATTTCATCTTTGGAAAATATGAAATTAAAAGAGCTGTATGAGTTAGCAAAAAAATACAAAATCTCTTATTACAGCAAACTAACAAAAAAAGAATTAATTTTTGCCATCTTAAAGGCGAACGCTGAGCAAGAGGATCTCTTATTTATGGAAGGGGTTCTTGAAATTATTCAGTCTGAGGGATTTGGTTTCTTAAGACCAATTAACTACTCTCCAAGTTCTGAAGACATTTATATTTCAGCTTCACAAATCAGACGCTTTGATTTACGAAACGGAGATAAGGTGTCTGGAAAGGTACGACCTCCAAAAGAGAATGAACGCTACTATGGCCTCCTTCATGTAGAAGCGGTAAATGGGGACGACCCAGAATCAGCTAAGGAACGTGTTCACTTTCCTGCACTCACGCCGCTATTCCCTGATCGTCAAATGATTCTTGAAACACAGCCTAATCACCTGTCTACTAGAATTATGGATATGATGGCGCCAGTTGGATTTGGGCAGCGTGGTTTAATTGTTGCACCGCCTAAGGCTGGGAAAACCATTTTGCTCAAAGAAATTGCCAACAGCATTTCTGAAAATCACCCAGAGTCAGAGCTGATTGTCCTTTTGATTGACGAACGCCCGGAGGAAGTAACAGATATCGAACGTTCTGTTGCAGGGGATGTTGTTAGTTCAACCTTTGACGAAGTACCGGAAAACCACATTAAAGTAGCAGAGCTTGTATTAGAGCGTGCCATGCGTCTTGTTGAACATAAGAAAGATGTCATCATCTTAATGGACAGCATCACAAGGCTTGCTCGTGCATACAACCTTGTCATCCCGCCAAGCGGCCGAACGCTTTCCGGCGGTATTGATCCAGCGGCTTTCCACCGTCCAAAACGCTTCTTTGGTGCTGCGCGTAACATTGAAGAAGGAGGAAGCTTGACGATTTTAGCCACTGCGCTTGTGGATACGGGATCACGTATGGATGATGTGATTTATGAGGAGTTTAAGGGAACGGGGAACATGGAGCTTCATTTGGACCGATCTCTTGCAGAAAGAAGAATTTTCCCAGCGATCGACATTCGTCGTTCTGGTACGAGAAAAGAAGAACTGCTTGTACCAAAAGAGCATCTTGACCGTCTATGGGCGATGAGAAAATCAATGTCAGATACACCTGACTTTGCTGAGAAGTTCATGCGCAAAATGAGAAAAACAAAGACAAACCAAGAATTTTTCGATATTTTAACGCAAGAATGGAAACAAGCGAACATGTCTGCATCAAGAAGATAG
- the glpX gene encoding class II fructose-bisphosphatase, which yields MERSLSMELVRVTEAAALKSARWMGRGLKDEADDAATSAMRDVFDTIPMKGTVVIGEGEMDEAPMLYIGEKLGNGYGPRVDVAVDPLEGTNIVASGGWNALAVIAVADHGNLLNAPDMYMDKIAVGPEAVGCIDIEAPVIDNLRAVAKAKNKDIEDVVATILNRDRHEKIIAELREAGARIKLIDDGDVAGAINTAFDHTGVDILFGSGGAPEGVLSAVALKALGGEIHGKLLPQSEEELRRCEKMGLDVGKVLRMEDLVKGDDAIFAATGVTDGELLKGVQFKGSVGTTHSVVMRAKSGTVRFVDGRHSLKKKPNLVIRP from the coding sequence ATGGAAAGAAGTTTATCGATGGAACTAGTACGGGTGACAGAAGCAGCCGCATTAAAATCTGCCCGTTGGATGGGAAGAGGATTAAAAGACGAAGCAGATGATGCTGCAACAAGTGCAATGCGTGATGTATTTGATACCATTCCGATGAAAGGAACAGTGGTCATTGGCGAGGGAGAAATGGACGAAGCACCAATGCTTTATATTGGGGAAAAGCTTGGGAACGGATACGGACCCCGCGTGGATGTTGCTGTTGATCCGTTAGAAGGAACAAATATTGTGGCAAGCGGCGGCTGGAATGCCTTAGCTGTTATTGCGGTTGCAGATCATGGCAACCTGCTGAATGCACCTGATATGTACATGGATAAGATCGCAGTAGGTCCAGAAGCGGTAGGCTGCATCGACATCGAAGCGCCTGTCATTGATAATCTTCGCGCTGTGGCAAAAGCAAAAAACAAAGATATTGAAGATGTCGTTGCAACGATTTTAAACAGAGATCGACATGAGAAAATTATTGCTGAACTGAGAGAAGCAGGAGCAAGAATTAAACTGATCGATGATGGTGACGTTGCAGGAGCTATTAATACAGCATTTGATCACACAGGTGTTGATATTCTATTTGGTTCAGGCGGAGCGCCAGAAGGTGTCCTTTCTGCTGTTGCGTTAAAGGCACTTGGTGGTGAAATCCACGGAAAGCTTCTTCCTCAAAGTGAAGAAGAACTAAGACGCTGTGAGAAAATGGGGCTGGATGTTGGCAAAGTCCTAAGAATGGAAGACCTTGTAAAAGGTGATGATGCCATTTTTGCAGCGACTGGTGTAACAGACGGCGAGCTATTAAAAGGTGTTCAATTCAAAGGCTCTGTTGGAACAACACATAGTGTTGTTATGCGTGCGAAATCGGGTACAGTTCGTTTCGTAGACGGCAGACACAGCTTAAAGAAAAAACCGAATCTTGTCATTCGTCCGTAA